The Candidatus Synechococcus calcipolaris G9 nucleotide sequence ACAGTGGCAGCAGGGAAAACTACAAGGACTAGAACTGGTGTGGCTGCGCGATCGCATGGAAGCCTTTTTAATTCAGGTGCAGGGTTCCGCCCAGTTGCGGTTGACCAATGGGCAAATCATGACCGTGGGCTATGCAGGGAAAACCAATCATCCCTACACCAGTATTGGCCAAGAACTGATTAAAGACGGTAAAATTGCCCGGGAAGAACTGACCCTACCCCGACTCATCGCCTATTTTGAAGCCAATCCGGAGGAACTGGACAACTATATTCCCCGAAATAAAAGTTTTGTTTTTTTTGCTAATACGGCGGGTTCCCCTGCCAGTGGCAGTATTTCCGTTCCTGTCACCCCAGAGCGATCCATTGCCACCGATAAGAGCTTAATGCCCCCGGGAGGATTAGCCATTATTGAGACGGCCTTGCCCTTTGCCGTGAATCATGACTGGGAACAACGCCCCGTTAGTCGCTTTGTCTTGGACCAGGATACGGGCAGTGCCATTCGCGGCCCCGGCCGGGTGGATATTTTTATGGGTACGGGAGATACCGCCAAGGCGCGGGCCGGCTTAATTAATACCCCAGGGCAGCTTTATTACCTATTACTGAAACCCTAGGATTGGTGTCAGTTGGAACCGGATGCAAACCTATCCCTCGCCGTCCGTTTAGAGGCAATTCTGTACCTCAAGGCCC carries:
- a CDS encoding murein transglycosylase A; the encoded protein is MSWLPTIAYQTVMIAGVTLLGLTSSPAPLQMRPLPEVPADVGLDTGLWGPGGDRQRLLRSIDESLRYLRTPKAKADYAAYTAEGQAGAQFGPDLHQRMIRSLQRFRHLVRHSHSPQELQAAVRREFNFYQSVGHDGMGTVSFTGYYEPTYQASAVPTADYRYPLFRRPPDFGQWPEPHPTRADLEGADGQQWQQGKLQGLELVWLRDRMEAFLIQVQGSAQLRLTNGQIMTVGYAGKTNHPYTSIGQELIKDGKIAREELTLPRLIAYFEANPEELDNYIPRNKSFVFFANTAGSPASGSISVPVTPERSIATDKSLMPPGGLAIIETALPFAVNHDWEQRPVSRFVLDQDTGSAIRGPGRVDIFMGTGDTAKARAGLINTPGQLYYLLLKP